A single Ptiloglossa arizonensis isolate GNS036 chromosome 2, iyPtiAriz1_principal, whole genome shotgun sequence DNA region contains:
- the Holn1 gene encoding CD2 antigen cytoplasmic tail-binding protein 2 homolog holn1 has protein sequence MLKRKFDELEAGTNNKGPLKNSLDSDEEDDETNEDNYNVMNEDDFEGVEDGPTAPETNVGFTAFNMKEELEEGHFDKEGHYVWNKEKEIRDNWLDNIDWMQIKPSSTASVKKETERSVKHGLADSDSDDDGPDIMFDPTQLYKQILEYLRPGETVSKALCRLGKGKKILTTAERWKRKKEKKEVDNDENSISITKLTELANELLTRTGNMDIYQESYDQIKKKVEKGEKHAHPSKQEAELDMYADDFDEKEKAKLDESESSVKGTSNSEKDDNKEDEVTWELKWSQDENAEIHGPHTSQQMQAWSKEGYFKSGAWVRRTGQNNQFYNAARVDFELYL, from the exons ATGTTGAAGCGTAAATTTGACGAATTAGAAGCTGGTACTAATAATAAGGGtccattaaaaaattcattagaTTCGGATGAAGAAGATGATGAAACTAACGAGGATAATTATAATGTTATGAATGAGGATGATTTTGAAG GCGTTGAAGATGGGCCGACTGCTCCCGAAACAAATGTGGGTTTCACAGCATTTAATATGAAAGAAGAATTAGAAGAAGGACATTTTGATAAGGAAGGTCATTATGTTTGgaacaaagagaaagaaatcaGAGATAATTGGTTAGACAACATTGATTGGATGCAG ATCAAACCGAGTTCTACAGCAAGTGTAAAGAAGGAAACTGAGAGGAGTGTAAAACATGGACTGGCAGATAGCGATAGCGACGACGATGGTCCAGATATTATGTTTGATCCAACTCAACTCTATAAACAAATATTGGAATACTTACGACCTGGAGAAACAGTTTCCAAGGCTTTGTGTAGACTCG gcaaaggaaaaaaaatattaactacGGCGGAAAGAtggaagaggaagaaggagaaaaaagaagTAGACAATGACGAAAATTCTATTAGTATCACAAAATTAACAGAATTGGCGAACGAATTATTAACCCGTACTGGAAATATGGATATATATCAAGAAAGTTACGAtcaaataaaaaagaag GTTGAAAAAGGTGAAAAGCACGCTCATCCTTCGAAACAAGAAGCCGAATTAGATATGTACGCCGATGACTTTGATGAAAAAGAGAAAGCAAAGTTGGACGAAAGCGAAA GCAGCGTTAAAGGAACATCAAATTCTGAGAAAGATGATAATAAAGAGGACGAAGTGACTTGGGAATTAAAATGGTCGCAAGATGAAAACGCGGAAATTCATGGTCCACACACGAGCCAGCAAATGCAAGCGTGGTCTAAGGAGGGGTATTTCAAAAGTGGAGCATGGGTGCGAAGAACAGGACAAAATAATCAGTTTTATAATGCCGCAAGAGTGGACTTTGAACTTTACCTGTGA
- the LOC143143765 gene encoding uncharacterized protein LOC143143765, with translation MASRGPSATTLPIAIAMAVAMSVVANGLCPTQCRCDDESLRASCAYAGLEVVPIQLNPEIKHLDLSNNRVGNIHLSFGFYGNLETLDLTSNAIHTLGSDNFVFQKNLVALNVSGNSIRALAKNALQGMDSLRELNLASNNISDLDEQAFKSTSELEVLNLSDNSVTSLPEGLLRNLHKIRTLVLNRNSLLEIPMDNLALAPSLENVDLSDNLIQELDRDSLPSLPSLVSLDLANNVIRNIAEDAFDRLPDLLSLNLSGNNLTSVPTSALARLRVLSHLVLSRNPLGTLDAAGFRNLFELRSLELNDCTLTSVHARAFADNVNLERISLDGNRGLKELPARVLYSARYLKWVSLRRCSLSTLQPTQFPVDGLSSLRVGGNPLVCNCSVHWLWNVIRAEERRNESRLELDTRDIICADEEFAGKPLIALSEGSLRCRLSPLYLSLSAAGCLAATATILALIAHLTRTKRKKRLAYTAPNRPEFLVYVGRNNDELDKNNAESYSRRLLTRNNEDTPYDTPRGKMGQPSPPQPPDTNIYETPRYTRPGRRDPELYGGQTEEGVYAVADVTDLRDEQPEVLSLYRMQTPATTAAATRPNNHRVDYGYDYDYDYDYEPPLPEKPHVVFV, from the coding sequence ATGGCATCACGTGGACCCTCGGCGACGACGCTGCCAATCGCGATAGCGATGGCCGTCGCGATGTCAGTTGTGGCGAACGGTCTCTGTCCGACGCAGTGTCGTTGCGACGACGAGAGCTTGCGCGCCTCGTGCGCTTACGCGGGCCTCGAGGTCGTCCCGATTCAATTGAATCCGGAGATCAAGCATCTGGACCTGTCCAACAACCGTGTGGGGAACATTCATCTGTCGTTCGGTTTCTACGGTAACCTGGAGACCCTGGACCTCACCTCGAACGCGATACACACGCTCGGCTCGGACAATTTCGTCTTCCAAAAGAATCTGGTCGCGTTGAACGTGAGCGGGAACTCGATCCGCGCGTTGGCGAAGAACGCGTTGCAGGGCATGGACTCGCTCAGAGAACTGAACCTGGCCAGCAACAACATCTCCGACCTGGACGAGCAAGCGTTCAAGAGCACCAGCGAGTTGGAGGTACTGAACCTGAGCGACAACTCGGTGACAAGTCTGCCGGAAGGTCTGCTGAGGAATCTACACAAGATTCGTACCCTGGTGTTGAACAGGAACTCGTTGCTGGAGATCCCGATGGATAATTTGGCGTTGGCTCCGAGCCTGGAGAACGTCGATCTCTCGGACAATCTCATCCAGGAGCTGGACAGGGACTCGTTGCCCTCGTTACCCTCGTTGGTCAGCCTGGATCTCGCGAACAACGTGATCAGGAACATCGCCGAGGACGCGTTCGATCGTCTACCTGATCTGTTAAGTCTGAACCTTTCTGGGAACAACCTTACGTCGGTACCCACGTCGGCGTTGGCCCGTTTGAGGGTACTCTCCCATCTGGTGTTGAGTCGTAACCCTTTGGGTACCCTGGACGCCGCGGGATTTCGCAATCTCTTCGAGCTGAGGAGCCTCGAGTTGAACGACTGCACGCTGACGAGCGTACACGCGCGAGCGTTCGCCGACAACGTGAACCTCGAGCGGATCTCGTTGGACGGTAACCGTGGTCTCAAGGAGCTACCCGCCAGGGTGCTGTACAGCGCGAGATACCTGAAATGGGTCTCGTTGCGTCGATGCAGCCTCTCCACGCTGCAACCCACTCAGTTCCCGGTGGACGGTCTCTCGTCGCTGCGCGTCGGTGGGAATCCCCTGGTCTGCAATTGCTCGGTCCATTGGCTGTGGAACGTGATCAGGGCGGAGGAACGACGTAACGAGTCGCGATTGGAGCTGGACACGCGCGATATAATCTGCGCCGACGAGGAATTCGCCGGGAAGCCGCTGATCGCTTTGTCGGAGGGTTCGTTGAGGTGTCGTTTGAGTCCGCTCTATCTCTCGTTGTCGGCGGCCGGTTGTCTAGCAGCGACGGCGACCATACTCGCACTGATCGCTCATCTCACGCGCACCAAGAGGAAGAAACGATTGGCGTACACCGCGCCGAATCGACCCGAGTTCCTCGTCTACGTTGGTCGTAACAACGACGAGCTGGACAAGAACAACGCGGAATCGTACAGCAGACGATTACTGACCAGGAACAACGAGGACACGCCGTACGATACACCGCGGGGGAAGATGGGTCAACCGAGTCCTCCTCAGCCACCCGACACCAACATCTACGAGACACCCAGGTACACCAGACCCGGTAGACGCGATCCGGAACTCTACGGAGGGCAAACCGAAGAGGGTGTCTACGCTGTGGCCGACGTCACCGATCTACGCGACGAGCAACCGGAAGTGTTGTCGCTCTATCGCATGCAGACACCGGCGACGACGGCGGCAGCGACCAGACCGAACAACCACCGAGTGGACTACGgttacgactacgactacgattaCGATTACGAACCACCGCTACCCGAGAAGCCTCACGTCGTGTTCGTTTGA
- the March6 gene encoding membrane-associated ring finger (C3HC4) 6 — MTEDMLGADICRVCRSEGLADRPLFHPCICTGSIKWIHQECLVQWMRYSRKEYCELCGYRFSFTPIYSPDMPRRLPLRDVIDGLLSSIVTAVGNWLHYSLVATAWLCVVPLTVCRTYKALFGGPLNLVRITSIPMDMVSTENVSSDVFHGCFVVTCTLFAFIGLVWLREQILHADGPDWLERNNIQLPPVDNPVHVEVPAMRLHELRAFIQQGIHNNNNVPPFVDEPPVLPENPNNDDPGNAEGHRAEENNLLDNQRIGEAEEIGRDIEPQIVPRNGEPQIEQLPRDMELPVVPRDIEPLIPPRDMEAVIPPRDLEQPIPPRNELIVDGEQANVGAGEGWRDQVQGQAQGEAEDANWNPMEWDRPAEELTWERLLGLDGSLVFLEHVFWVISLNTLFIMIFAFCPYHIGSFAIAGLGLQEYVAASHFEGLVTTLCGYCVIGVGLVVLHTLVAFLGFQRSQRILGLCYVIVKVSLLSVVEIGVLPLVCGWWLDICSLAMFDATLKDRESSFSLAPGTSMFIHWLVGMVYIYYFASFILLLRELLRPGVLWFLRNLNDPDFSPIQEMIHLPILRHIRRLVASAVIFGTAILLMLWLPVKLLRWGWPGFLPYTVMVQSEAHASELSLELLLLQVILPALLEQSHTRTWLKALIRGWCQVVAWMLDIQSYLLRDQTEDRGTAVNEDVQHPDLGAAHQALVLREGPSGFQPYIRPRWFPARLVGLLLCVCVSLLIASLIAMTLPVWLGRRVMALWMVGAPAPSPPVLLPTLSGSETNETVVVLSGRVHEVYTVACGTYVCWAAARGLALAFSWLPRGRRAVLDRVKHWAIIGVKASVAFFLLVGLIPLLFGLLLELVVVVPLRVPLVQNPILFIWQDWALGVLYTKIATAITMMGPDWRIRMAIERAYNDGIREIDLKFIVTELAAPVICCFGLALAIPYAMAYGILPLLITHLETQILIARRLYPSIVLASFLYIAIYFQIRQFKKLYEHIKNDKYLVGKRLVNYEHRNKSQLPQQQSQASG; from the exons atGACGGAGGACATGTTAGGTGCAGATATCTGTAGGGTCTGTCGATCTGAAGGCCTAGCAGATAGACCTTTATTTCATCCATGCATTTGCACAGGCAGTATTAAATGGATACATCAAGAATGTCTAGTACAATGGATGCGTTATTCACGCAAGGAATATTGTGAACTTTGTGGATATCGTTTTTCATTTACTCCAATTTATAGCCCAGATATGCCACGTCGTTTACCATTGAGAGATGTTATTGATGGATTATTGTCCAGCATTGTAACAGCAGTTGGAAATTGGCTGCATTACTCTTTGGTAGCAACTGCGTGGCTTTGTGTTGTTCCATTAACTGTTTGTCGAACATACAAAGCTTTATTTGGTGGACCTCTTAACCTAGTCCGA ATAACATCAATACCAATGGATATGGTATCTACAGAAAATGTATCTTCGGATGTATTTCATGGTTGTTTTGTAGTTACTTGCACGCTATTTGCATTTATTGGTTTGGTATGgttaagggaacaaattttacaTGCTGATGGCCCTGATTGGCTCGAAAGAAATAATATACAATTGCCTCCTGTTGATAATCCAGTACATGTAGAAGTTCCTGCAATGCGGCTTCACGAGCTAAGAGCCTTTATTCAGCAGGGAAttcacaataataataatgttccaCCTTTTGTCGATGAACCACCTGTTCTACCAGAAAATCCAAATAATGATGATCCAGGAAATGCAGAGGGACATAGGgcggaagaaaataatttactaGATAATCAAAGGATAGGTGAAGCTGAAGAAATTGGTAGAGACATTGAACCACAAATAGTTCCCAGAAATGGAGAACCACAGATAGAACAACTTCCTAGAGATATGGAACTGCCTGTAGTTCCCAGAGACATAGAACCATTAATACCCCCTAGAGACATGGAAGCAGTTATACCTCCTAGAGACTTAGAACAACCAATACCTCCTAGAAACGAGCTTATAGTGGATGGTGAACAAGCAAATGTGGGAGCTGGTGAAGGATGGAGGGATCAAGTCCAAGGTCAAGCACAGGGAGAAGCTGAAGATGCAAACTGGAATCCAATGGAATGGGATAGACCTGCAGAAGAGTTAACCTGGGAACGCCTTTTAGGCTTAGATGGATCTCTTGTTTTTCTTGAACATGTATTCTGGGTTATTTCTTTAAATACCTTATTTATTATG attttTGCTTTCTGTCCATACCATATTGGTAGTTTTGCGATAGCAGGATTaggattacaagagtatgtagCAGCATCGCATTTCGAAGGATTAGTAACTACTTTGTGTGGTTACTGTGTCATTGGAGTTGGTTTGGTAGTTCTTCATACACTCGTGGCTTTTTTAGGTTTCCAACGCTCTCAGCGTATATTAGGCTTGTGTTACGTTATAGTAAAAGTTTCCTTACTATCTGTCGTTGAGATAGGTGTACTACCTTTAGTCTGTGGGTGGTGGTTAGATATTTGTTCGTTAGCAATGTTCGACGCTACGCTTAAAGATAGAGAATCCTCGTTCAGTCTAGCTCCTGGTACTTCAATGTTTATTCACTGGTTGGTTGGAAtggtttatatatattattttgctTCGTTTATTCTGTTATTACGAGAACTGTTACGGCCAGGAGTACTGTGGTTTTTGAGAAACTTAAACGATCCTGATTTTTCTCCCATCCAAGAGATGATACATCTTCCAATTTTGAGACACATAAGAAGACTAGTGGCATCTGCAGTTATATTTGGAACagctattttattaatgttatggTTGCCAGTCAAACTTTTAAGATGGGGATGGCCGGGATTTTTACCGTACACGGTGATGGTTCAAAGTGAAGCTCAC GCCAGTGAATTGTCTTTGGAATTGTTACTACTGCAAGTAATTCTTCCTGCATTACTGGAGCAATCTCATACACGCACATGGTTAAAAGCTCTAATAAGAGGATGGTGTCAAGTAGTGGCCTGGATGTTGGACATTCAATCGTATCTCCTACGAGACCAAACCGAGGATCGAGGAACAGCAGTAAACGAAGATGTACAACACCCAGATTTAGGTGCTGCGCATCAAGCATTAGTGTTAAGAGAAGGACCATCAGGTTTCCAACCTTACATTAGACCACGCTGGTTTCCTGCTCGGCTAGTTGGTCTTTTGTTATGTGTGTGCGTTTCACTTTTAATCGCTAGTTTGATTGCAATGACTCTCCCCGTTTGGCTCGGACGTAGAGTAATGGCATTGTGGATGGTTGGAGCTCCTGCTCCGTCTCCACCTGTATTACTGCCTACTTTGAGTGGTTCTG AAACGAATGAAACTGTAGTTGTTTTATCCGGACGAGTACATGAGGTGTACACGGTAGCCTGTGGAACGTACGTATGTTGGGCCGCGGCAAGAGGGTTAGCATTAGCATTCTCTTGGCTACCTCGAGGACGAAGGGCGGTCTTAGATAGAGTAAAGCATTGGGCAATAATAGGCGTTAAGGCGTCGGTTGCATTTTTCCTACTTGTTGGCCTAATACCGCTCTTATTTGGTCTTCTTCTCGAATTAGTCGTCGTAGTACCTTTACGCGTACCATTAGTACAGAATCCTATTTTGTTCATTTGGCAAGATTGGGCTCTGGGTgtattatatacaaaaatagCAACGGCAATTACGATGATGGGGCCGGATTGGAGAATTCGCATGGCAATTGAACGAGCATACAACGACGGCATTAGAGAAATAGATTTGAAATTTATCGTTACAGAATTGGCAGCTCCAGTAATATGTTGTTTTGGTCTTGCTTTAGCCATTCCTTACGCAATGGCCTATGGAATACTCCCACTTTTGATCACGCATTTAGAaacacaaattcttattgcaagaCGTTTATATCCTTCCATCGTGCTAGCAAGCTTTCTGTATATtgctatttattttcaaattcgtcaatTTAAAAAACTTTACGAACATATAAAGAATGATAAATATCTTGTGGGGAAAAGACTAGTGAATTATGAACATCGGAATAAATCTCAGTTACCACAGCAACAGTCACAAGCATCGGGATAA